A stretch of Cucumis sativus cultivar 9930 chromosome 2, Cucumber_9930_V3, whole genome shotgun sequence DNA encodes these proteins:
- the LOC101203139 gene encoding serine/threonine protein phosphatase 2A 57 kDa regulatory subunit B' kappa isoform, with the protein MLKQILSKLPRKSSDSSDSPRTPRSSSNRASPRNSTTSSGHGTPRSSGGASASGRSNATKKTSSAVFPASLVAGIEPLVPFKDVPSSEKMNLFVSKLSLCCVTFDFTDPSKNSIEKGVKRQTLIELVDFVGAGTMKFNEPAIHALCKMCAVNLFRVFPPNYRANMIGGGSTGGENDDDEPTFDPAWPHLQLVYDLLLKFIHSSFVDAKVAKKYMDHSFILKLLELFDSEDPRERECLKTILHRIYGKFMVHRPFIRKSINNIFYRFVSETERHNGIAELLEIFGSIISGFALPLKEEHKIFLWRVLIPLHKPKSIGSYFQQLSYCITQFVEKEPKLASVVVKGLLKYWPITSSQKEVMFLGELEEILETVNMVEFQKVMVPLFWRIGCCINSSHFQVAERSLFLWNNDHIVNLIGHNRHVILPIILPALEKNAQSHWNQAVVNLTLNVRKIFMEMDDELFISCHAQFKEEEVKETLEAKKRKQIWEQLENAAANVQPMTGKTAVLVTPLASSIAC; encoded by the exons ATGCTGAAGCAGATCCTTAGCAAGCTTCCTCGAAAGTCATCTGACTCGTCCGATTCACCGAGGACGCCTCGGTCTTCGTCGAACCGTGCAAGTCCGAGAAATAGTACTACGTCCTCTGGCCATGGGACCCCAAGATCGAGCGGTGGAGCTTCTGCCTCTGGACGGTCTAATGCTACTAAGAAAACTTCTTCTGCAGTCTTCCCTGCGAGTCTTGTGGCTGGAATCGAGCCGCTGGTGCCTTTCAAAGACGTGCCTTCTTCTGAGAAGATGAACCTCTTTGTGAGTAAACTGAGCCTTTGTTGTGTTACCTTTGATTTCACGGACCCAAGTAAGAATTCCATTGAAAAAGGTGTTAAAAGACAAACGTTGATTGAGTTAGTGGATTTTGTTGGAGCTGGGACTATGAAATTCAACGAACCTGCAATTCATGCTTTGTGTAAAATGTGTGCTGTTAATCTGTTTAGAGTTTTTCCACCCAATTATCGGGCTAACATGATTGGTGGTGGTAGTACTGGTggtgaaaatgatgatgatgagcCTACGTTTGATCCTGCCTGGCCACATTTGCAGCTAGTTTATGATTTGTTACTCAAGTTTATACATTCTTCATTTGTTGATGCTAAGGTTGCAAAGAAGTATATGGATCATTCGTTTATCTTGAAACTGTTGGAGTTGTTTGATTCAGAGGATCCCAGAGAAAGGGAATGTTTAAAAACGATTCTACATAGGATATATGGGAAGTTCATGGTTCATCGGCCGTTTATACGTAAGTCTATCAACAATATCTTTTATCGATTCGTATCTGAAACAGAAAGACATAATGGTATTGCTGAATTGCTGGAGATATTTGGGAGTATAATCAGTGGGTTTGCATTACCTCTTAAAGAGGAACACAAGATCTTCTTGTGGAGGGTTTTGATTCCTCTGCATAAACCGAAATCTATAGGTTCTTACTTCCAACAACTTTCATACTGCATTACGCAGTTTGTCGAGAAGGAACCAAAACTAGCGAGTGTTGTGGTTAAAGGATTATTGAAATATTGGCCGATAACGAGTAGTCAGAAAGAGGTGATGTTTCTGGGTGAGTTAGAGGAGATTTTGGAAACAGTTAACATGGTGGAATTCCAAAAAGTCATGGTTCCCTTGTTCTGGCGAATAGGATGCTGCATTAACAGTTCTCACTTTCAG GTAGCTGAAAGGTCCCTTTTCTTATGGAACAACGATCACATTGTAAACTTGATTGGGCACAACCGACACGTGATATTGCCGATCATACTCCCCGCATTAGAGAAGAATGCACAGAGCCATTGGAACCAAGCAGTGGTGAACCTGACCCTTAACGTTAGAAAGATATTCATGGAGATGGATGATGAGTTATTCATATCCTGCCATGCACAATTCAAGGAGGAAGAGGTGAAAGAAACGTTAGAAGCAAAGAAACGGAAGCAGATATGGGAGCAACTCGAGAACGCTGCAGCAAATGTGCAACCAATGACGGGGAAAACTGCTGTGCTGGTAACTCCTTTAGCATCCTCAATAGCTTGCTGA
- the LOC101211578 gene encoding cyclin-A2-1: MMKEIKGAVRITRSQYKSSSRIGDISPSLQLSLTELRKRGHTENSELAQLDGSNASSNITVGVRRKRRAVLKDVTNMSCESNNLGYLHASKVQVQEVSQTESLEDSSIKGMAESQRSFPVMKSNKKETKQENKFQSVIGCRNCASPLPSGSNEHQMKDEAAVCEKLNHLGTLDAVSNSEDPQACTPYAHNIYDTNRVIELDQRPSTNYMEKLQKYISPIMRGILIDWLVEVSDEYKLISDTLYLTVNLIDRFLSQSCIERHKLQLLGVTCMLIASKYEEVCAPFVEEFCFITDNTYAREEVLKMEGEVLNVLNFQLSVPTTKTFLRRFVQVARASCKESCVELEHLTNYLAELTLGEYSFLRFLPSAVAASVVFLARWILHQPNQPWNSALEHYTNYNASQLKIPVLALEDLRLNSTSCGLNAVFQKYRQQKFGSVATLASTKSVLSAFPTQTDNLNSRDI; the protein is encoded by the exons ATGATGAAAGAAATTAAGGGTGCTGTCAGAATCACGCGATCCCAGTATAAGTCTTCCAGTAGAATAGGAGATATTTCACCCTCATTACAACTTTCACTCACAGAATTGCGCAAACGTGGTCATACAGAAAACTCTGAACTAGCACAGCTAGATGGAAGTAATGCTTCTTCTAATATTACTGTTGGTGTTCGGCGCAAAAGAAGAGCAGTGCTCAAGGATGTTACTAACATGTCCTGTGAGAGTAATAATCTGGGGTACTTGCACGCTTCTAAAGTTCAG GTTCAAGAGGTTTCACAGACCGAATCACTTGAAGATTCATCCATTAAAGGGATGGCAGAATCACAACGTAGCTTTCCAGTGATGaagtcaaacaaaaaagagacgAAGCAGGAGAATAAGTTTCAGAGTGTCATAGGATGCAGAAATTGTGCGTCTCCCCTGCCCTCAGGATCAAATGAACACCAAATGAAAG ATGAGGCTGCTGTTTGTGAGAAATTAAACCATCTCGGTACTTTGGATGCTGTCTCAAACTCAGAGGATCCTCAAGCATGCACCCCATATGCgcataatatatatgatacTAATCGTGTAATAGAG CTTGATCAAAGGCCTTCTACTAATTATATGGAAAAGTTACAGAAATATATCAGTCCAATCATGCGAGGCATTCTAATCGATTGGCTTGTGGAG GTTTCTGATGAATATAAATTGATCTCTGACACGCTTTACCTCACTGTAAATCTCATCGATCGGTTTCTCTCTCAAAGCTGCATTGAGAGGCATAAATTACAACTTCTTGGCGTTACTTGCATGTTAATTGCCTC TAAATATGAAGAAGTCTGTGCACCATTTGTGGAAGAGTTTTGCTTCATCACAGACAACACCTATGCGAGAGAAGAG GTACTAAAAATGGAGGGTGAAGTTCTGAACGTGCTTAATTTTCAGCTGTCGGTACCCACTACAAAAACATTTCTCAG GAGATTTGTGCAGGTAGCACGGGCTTCTTGCAAG GAATCTTGTGTGGAGCTGGAACATTTAACAAATTATCTAGCAGAGTTGACTCTTGGAGAGTACAGCTTCCTCAGGTTTCTGCCTTCAGCAGTAGCTGCATCAGTTGTGTTCTTAGCTAGATGGATTCTGCACCAACCAAATCAACCATGG AACTCGGCACTGGAGCATTATACCAATTACAATGCCTCTCAGCTAAAAATTCCTGTACTTGCCTTGGAAGATCTAAGGTTGAACTCCACAAGTTGCGGTTTAAACGCcgtatttcaaaaatatagaCAACAAAAG TTCGGAAGTGTGGCAACTTTAGCCTCCACAAAATCAGTTCTCTCAGCCTTCCCAACCCAGACAGATAACCTGAATTCCAGGGACATTTGA